The Fragaria vesca subsp. vesca linkage group LG2, FraVesHawaii_1.0, whole genome shotgun sequence genome includes a window with the following:
- the LOC101308525 gene encoding LOW QUALITY PROTEIN: endo-1,4-beta-xylanase C-like (The sequence of the model RefSeq protein was modified relative to this genomic sequence to represent the inferred complete CDS: deleted 2 bases in 1 codon; substituted 2 bases at 2 genomic stop codons) — protein MVLLLFLMIYKVRIQVTQGNKTPLRRAKVSIKQTKSNFPFGCAMNRFILTNSAYQNWFTSRFKFKTFSNNMKWYNTEVVQGXEDYNTVDAMVKFAKQNGVSIRGHNIIWEDPSMQPLWLKTLTSKDIKKAAERRINSVVNRYKGQLIAWDAVNENLHFRFFEDKLGELNCFCIIIFLXKQLDPDTTMFMNEYNTIEYSGDWMSKQVQSTTRKNFKEMLAYPRNANLKAGIGLQSHFATGQPNLAYMRSGLDFLGATGFPIWLTELGVGINANLPQYLEQVLREGISHPAVQGIIMFAGPVIGGGYNETTIADNNFKNTPSGEVVDKLLKEWKSETQEITTDDQGFIDVSLFHGEYEVTAKHNVTNAFAIIHIVPICWICMLLGNTYAMTRGGDAKSKIFLLRAKTQQTASHYNH, from the exons ATGGTTCTGTTACTTTTCCTCATGATCTATAAGGTCAGGATCCAGGTAACTCAGGGAAATAAAACTCCTCTGAGAAGGGCCAAGGTATCCATCAAACAAACCAAGTCAAACTTCCCATTTGGATGTGCCATGAACC GTTTTATCCTCACAAACTCTGCTTATCAGAACTGGTTTACATCTAGATTTAAATTTAAGACTTTCAGCAACAACATGAAGTGGTATAACACTGAGGTAGTACAAGGCTGAGAAGACTATAATACCGTGGATGCCATGGTGAAATTTGCTAAACAGAATGGCGTTTCTATCAGAGGTCACAATATCATCTGGGAAGATCCAAGCATGCAGCCTCTCTGGCTTAAAACTCTTACCTCCAAGGACATTAAAAAAGCAGCAGAGAGGAGAATCAATTCCGTGGTTAACAGATATAAAGGACAACTGATTGCTTGGGATGCAGTCAATGAGAATCTCCATTTCAGATTCTTCGAGGATAAACTTGGGGAATTAAACTGCTTCTGCATCATTATTTTCCTCTGAAAACAACTTGACCCTGACACTACTATGTTCATGAATGAGTACAACACCATCGAATATAGTGGGGATTGGATGAGCAAGCAAGTCCAGTCAACTACAAGAAAAAACTTCAAAGAGATGTTAGCATATCCCCGAAATGCTAACCTGAAAGCCGGAATAGGTCTGCAAAGTCACTTTGCTACTGGTCAGCCAAACCTTGCTTACATGAGATCAGGTTTAGACTTTCTAGGTGCAACAGGATTTCCAATATGGCTTACAGAATTAGGTGTTGGAATAAATGCAAATCTG CCTCAGTATTTGGAACAAGTACTAAGGGAAGGTATTTCTCATCCGGCGGTCCAAGGGATCATAATGTTTGCCGGTCCGGTGATAGGT GGTGGGTATAATGAGACAACCATTGCTGATAACAACTTCAAGAACACTCCATCAGGAGAGGTTGTGGATAAGCTGCTCAAAGAGTGGAAATCTGAAACTCAAGAAATCACAACCGATGATCAAGGGTTCATAGATGTTTCCTTGTTTCATGGGGAGTATGAAGTTACTGCAAAACACAATGTCACCAATGCCTTTGCCATCATACATATAGTACCCATCTGCTGGATCTGTATGTTATTGGGTAACACTTACGCTATGACAAGAGGAGGGGATGCAAAATCAAAGATATTTCTTCTCAG AGCAAAAACACAACAGACAGCGTCTCATTACAACCATTGA
- the LOC101308822 gene encoding uncharacterized protein LOC101308822 — MDEDLSDKEALLARIQQVEHERDELRKDIEQLCMQQAGPGYLVVATKMHFQRTAGLEQEIENLKKKLATCSRENVNLQEELSEAYRIKGQLADLHTAEVAKNLEAEKQLKFFQGCVAAAFAERDQSIMEAETAREKEELMSNKLSEIEKRLEEHTADCFEQKKLNDKLQTDLAMQEEQNATFKKVIGKFYEIRQDSSEGFGDTSWNTKCACLLDDPAEWWSFNDTSTSKYISSLEEELERVRNSAGNLQNRLRVGLEIENHLKRRVSELEKKTIRTAGMIKKEVAELHRDHSQHRVDIVNLLNEESSCIKSIIDAVEIKFRQIDASRLEKLDPPVGDVKQDESECQDVHEITGSDPQVVFKDGDSSLSDMLAVGEGDSSRALAQALQDKVATLLLLSQQEERYLLDRNVNAALQSKIDELQRNLLQVTNEKVQALMEMAQLKQDYHQLKERIGQGTSRGNSSAEVGDRRLVTHGRDGKLKSLLKKTYLSRWVGTLDFKGHEAEADLNSMEFVRMKIENATLRESIGGIEHLTTTVHRLRLSLLKAKESVSSGDTILASLLETLDDIINEAKLVKTALGSSLPVSWSAEADEDFSSHSFSNEPGIVYGEPSHEKIDSVYAAGFEMVELLILASQILKDNTSKSGS; from the exons ATGGATGAAGATTTAAGCGACAAGGAGGCATTGCTGGCTCGCATTCAGCAGGTGGAACATG AGCGTGATGAATTGCGTAAAGACATCGAACAATTGTGTATGCAGCAAGCTGGGCCAGGCTACCTAGTTGTGGCTACTAAGATGCATTTTCAAAG GACAGCTGGCTTGGAGCAGGAGATTGAGAACCTGAAAAAGAAGCTAGCTACTTGCTCAAGGGAGAACGTGAATCTTCAAGAGGAGCTCTCTGAGGCTTATAGAATTAAA GGCCAGTTGGCTGATCTGCATACTGCAGAGGTTGCAAAG AATTTGGAAGCTGAGAAGCAGCTTAAATTTTTCCAGGGCTGTGTAGCTGCAGCTTTTGCCGAACGGGATCAGTCCATAATGGAG GCCGAGACAGCTAGAGAGAAAGAGGAGCTCATGTCAAACAAATTGAGTGAGATAGAGAAGAG GTTGGAAGAGCATACTGCAGATTGTTTTGAACAGAAGAAACTTAATGATAAACTGCAAACTGATTTAGCAATGCAAGAGGAGCAGAATGCAACTTTTAAGAAG GTCATCGGTAAGTTTTATGAGATCAGGCAGGATTCTTCGGAGGGCTTCGGGGATACAAGTTGGAACACCAAATGTGCATGTCTTTTGGATGATCCTGCTGAATGGTGGAGTTTCAATGACACTTCTACATCTAAATATATT AGTTCATTAGAAGAAGAGCTCGAGAGGGTGAGGAACTCTGCTGGTAATCTTCAAAACAGGCTACGAGTG GGTTTGGAAATTGAAAATCATTTAAAGAGGAGAGTTTCTGAATTGGAAAAGAAGACA ATCCGTACAGCTGGAATGATAAAAAAGGAGGTGGCAGAGTTGCATCGTGACCATTCTCAGCATAGAGTTGACATTGTGAATTTGCTTAATGAAGAAAGCAGTTGTATCAAATCAATAATTGATGCAGTAGAGATAAAGTTTAGGCAAATTGATGCGAGCAGACTAGAAAAGTTGGATCCACCTGTGGGAGATGTAAAGCAAGATGAATCTGAATGTCAAGATGTACATGAAATTACAGGATCTGATCCCCAAGTGGTATTTAAG GATGGTGACTCTAGCTTATCAGACATGCTGGCTGTTGGGGAGGGTGATTCCTCTAGAGCCCTCGCACAGGCACTGCAAGACAAG GTTGCAACGTTATTGCTTTTATCGCAGCAGGAAGAAAGATACTTACTAGATAGAAATGTGAATGCAGCTCTTCAAAGTAAAATAGATGAGCTTCAGAGAAACCTGTTACAG GTTACCAATGAGAAGGTCCAAGCTCTAATGGAGATGGCACAATTGAAGCAGGATTATCATCAACTTAAAGA GAGAATTGGTCAGGGGACGAGTAGAGGCAATTCATCTGCTGAAGTAGGGGACAGGAGACTAGTTACTCACGGAAGAGATGGAAAACTAAAGAGCTTGCTGAAGAAAACATACTTGAGTCGTTGGGTTGGAACTCTAGACTTTAAGGGACATGAAGCTGAAGCTGACCTAAATAGCATGGAGTTTGTGAG GATGAAGATAGAAAATGCAACCCTTAGGGAAAGCATTGGAGGTATCGAACATCTAACTACCACAGTTCATAGGCTTCGTCTATCGCTTTTAAAG GCTAAGGAGTCGGTGTCTTCTGGTGACACAATACTTGCTAGCCTGTTAGAAACTCTGGATGACATTATTAATGAGGCAAAACTAGTGAAGACTGCACTTGGAAGTTCCCTACCAGTTAGTTGGTCAGCAGAAGCAGATGAGGATTTCAGTAGTCATAGTTTTAGCAATGAGCCTGGTATAGTATATGGGGAGCCCAGCCATGAGAAGATAGATTCAGTTTATGCTGCCGGGTTTGAGATGGTCGAACTCCTGATTCTAGCATCGCAGATATTGAAGGACAACACTAGCAAAAGTGGATCCTGA
- the LOC101309106 gene encoding pollen-specific protein SF3-like, protein MATFAGTSQKCTACEKTVYLVDKLTADSRSYHKACFRCHHCKGTLKLSNYCSFEGVLYCRPHYDQLFKRTGSLDKSFEGTPKILKPEKPTENENTKAVSSLFGGTKDKCVGCEKTVYPIEKVSVNGTAYHRRCFKCTHGGCTISPSNYIAHEGKLYCKHHHIQLFKEKGNYSQLENEREKQSTNEQATSVEIASH, encoded by the exons ATGGCCACCTTCGCAGGAACCTCCCAGAAGTGCACAGCCTGCGAAAAGACGGTGTATCTGGTTGACAAGTTAACAGCTGATTCCAGATCCTACCACAAGGCCTGCTTCCGATGCCACCACTGCAAAGGTACCCTAAAG CTCAGCAACTACTGCTCATTTGAGGGAGTCCTATACTGCAGGCCTCACTATGATCAACTCTTCAAGCGAACTGGTAGCCTAGATAAGAGTTTTGAAG GCACACCAAAAATTTTGAAACCAGAAAAACCTACTGAGAATGAG AATACCAAGGCAGTGTCAAGCTTGTTTGGTGGTACCAAAGATAAATGTGTGGGATGTGAAAAGACTGTATATCCCATTGAGAAG GTCTCTGTGAATGGGACTGCATATCACAGGAGGTGCTTCAAATGCACCCATGGAGGTTGCACCATAAGCCCATCTAACTATATCGCACATGAAGGAAAGCTCTACTGCAAACACCACCACATCCAGCTCTTCAAGGAGAAAGGGAATTACAGCCAGCTTGAAAATGAACGTGAAAAGCAATCAACGAACGAGCAAGCCACCTCAGTGGAGATTGCTAGTCACTGA